From the Mytilus trossulus isolate FHL-02 unplaced genomic scaffold, PNRI_Mtr1.1.1.hap1 h1tg000085l___fragment_1__unscaffolded, whole genome shotgun sequence genome, one window contains:
- the LOC134699762 gene encoding cardioacceleratory peptide receptor-like: protein MAFLSNMTFQINGSMLNKTATNDTIQSQGLKWISLIILLGILFFNLLVVVLLVLRNHKSRMRFFVINLAIADCCVGLLFVLPETLFNGFDVPWNLYVCYIYYVYFSMVPFYVSTYAIVVLSIDRAYVIVRPLAAASKGKPYRYGMALSAWIIGCILAIPYGVFGTYSEEKVYCKHDSPSLVLLYADLTTIIILPIGIITVCYIVIIITIRGRERNGFLRGKNNDADNGCDTNVRNNSISKAKIRTIKLLCVVVCAYVICWAPITIAAVLMHHGIAEYGLWFQILYVLAPVNSLANPLVFLIFNQKMFRSKTNKTKKKVFSGTIFKTETETLSLGS, encoded by the exons ATGGCGTTCTTAAGTAATATGACATTTCAAATAAACGGGAGTATGTTGAATAAGACGGCGACCAACGACACAATACAATCTCAG GGTCTTAAATGGATATCATTGATAATTCTTCTTGGAATACTATTCTTTAACCTTTTGGTGGTAGTGCTTTTGGTTTTAAGAAATCATAAATCAAGAATGCGATTTTTCGTAATTAATCTAGCTATTGCAG attGTTGTGTAGGACTTTTGTTTGTTCTACCTGAAACCCTTTTTAATGGGTTTGATGTGCCATGGAATCTCTATGTGTGCTATATTTACTACGTATATTTCTCAATGGTTCctttttatgtgtcaacataCGCAATTGTTGTTTTGTCAATTGACCGTGCATACGTTATTGTAAGACCATTAGCAGCTGCTTCGAAAGGCAAACCTTACCGTTATGGTATGGCATTATCTGCATGGATTATTGGATGTATCCTTGCAATTCCATACGGAGTGTTTGGTACATATAGTGAAGAGAAGGTATACTGTAAGCATGATTCGCCAAGttta gTATTGCTATACGCAGATCTTACCACTATTATCATACTACCAATCGGAATCATAACAGTATGCTACATTGTTATCATTATTACAATACGCGGTCGGGAACGAAACGGATTCTTGCGTGGTAAAAACAATGATGCAG ATAATGGTTGTGATACAAATGTAAGAAATAACAGCATTTCAAAGGCAAAGATCAGGACCATTAAACTACTATGCGTTGTTGTATGTG CATATGTTATTTGCTGGGCTCCAATTACAATCGCAGCAGTCCTAATGCACCATGGAATAGCAGAATATGGGCTTTGGTTTCAGATACTCTATGTACTTGCTCCGGTAAACAGCTTGGCTAATCCTTTAGTGTTTCTTATTTTCAACCAGAAAATGTTTCGTTCTAAAACGAATAAGacgaagaaaaaagtatttagtGGAACAATTTTTAAAACCGAAACAGAAACATTATCATTGGGTAGCTAA